The genomic window CGGCACCCAGGTACTAATAGCGCACCCGCGATATTTTTTTCCCGAATGACATTGCAGTTTCGTTTTCCCTTTCCGTCGAAATTGGCTCTTTACGTCAAAATTACGATTGgcctgctcttttaccaaatcattgcagtgtcggttttttatttatttatttttatttatttatttatttatttatttatttatttatttatttattttttttttttttggggggggggggggcgcccgGATTGTTGTATACAAACTGTCATCTATAAAGATGTATACAACCAGAGAGCCGTTTGCTATTGTAtgataatatacatgtatgtatttgtttcaaAGGGTAGGTCTATGATGGCCCTCGAGCCAATATCTTTCTTATGACACACGCTGATTGCTTCCCGAATACAATTCCTGCTTGTACCATGAGGGGAAAAAATCTCATCGCCTTACCGCCGTACTTAGCGTGTTTTGTGTCAGGAAATTGCGTCCCTCGAGACAGCTTTTCCCGAGGCTAACAAATGTCAACATCtgagaagagaaaacaaaatctgtcCAATTTGGAAACAAATGTTTTCGAAATTATGGCCCCATCAGCTCCATCAACCACACTGAGAGCATCAAAAGCGCACGAATTGAAATGTACTGAACGCAGCTAAAGGCATGATTTCGAAAATGCCCCATTGGTTGTAGCGTAGCCTATACTGTGTCCCCCTAGGAAATGCAGTCGCTACTGAGTGTCATGAGAGGACTACTCGCCTGAAGCACACAATCATATAGGCCTACCCATAACTCCGTAAAATACGTGTCACCCATCGTAGGGTAAATTCTCTACTCCTTACGGACAGTTGTGCTTTGAAACTGGCTATTCCTCTTTCTAAATCTCTCCGAGGAACTTTAGGACTGTTAATTATTGGGAACTGTATTTCGATTTGACCAGCTAAGCCTATCCTATCGCAGCCACAACATAGGCTAGTCACAGTAGGCGTTTTGTGAACGCGGCTTTGCACATACTAATCATttccaaatttgatccaaatGTTCTTCTTATTATGTGTAAATATGTCTACCCGTAACAACGGTCCACTGTTTTTATCGGCAAAGATTAAAGCCAtgatacactttcggtacagaaaaaaataaataaaagttccgaattttcaaataatttacagggtttacagaaggtaatggagaaagacttatcttgaaatattattccatgaaatgctttactttttgagaaaacattaaaacaatatcaactcttgatagcgagaattactgaattattttaaacacatgttatgaaACGGCGAagcgtggggaaacaagggtgggttttcccgttattttctcccgactccgatgaccgatttagcctaaattttcacaggtttgttattttatatataagttgtgatacacgaagtgtgggccttgaacattactgtttaccgaaagtgtccaatggctttaagacggGCTACTGTCCTAGAAACAAGCACAGTAAAGatccaatgatttcattgtataagcgtgcagtgacgtaagcttccATTAGGTGCTATGATTGGTCCGATCAGAGGTCATGTAGTTTGTCAGCTTGCACTTTCGCTCGTCTCATCgcataagtttttgtttgttattgtggacatggttttgttttttcttgattGTTCTTTCTAAAATTGCCCCAAGACCAAAACACTTCTTTTACGGTTCTCAAACTTTGCGCGTAATGCCTACTTAAGACGTTAACACTTCCTTAGAGAAGGGAAATTTTCTAGACTTGCTCAGTTTCTCTattccaaacttttttttttaagatgttaACGACCACCGTGAACCAGACATGGAGGGGGTGGGGACATATTTTATGATGCCTGCTGGAAGTAAAATAATGAGGATCAATATTTCGTGTGTTGCAGCTGGTTGCGAAGTAGACATGAAACTTGttacgaaaaaaaaaccaggtgTATTTTACAAAAGTTGACTGGCCAAGCGAACATCGCTTACCAAAGCGTTTACGAAACTACGCCCCCGCACTCAGAATAAGACACTGTGCATACATGCAATTAGaccgtgtaaaaaaaaaaaaaaaaaaaatgtttagcgtcTGGGTTTCAAAAAAAaggaggattttttttttttttttttttttcaagattaaaaagaaaagaaaagaggagaaccctttttattatttaattatttttatcagTATTATTTCTGATTCTCGGAGGGTGTAGCTACTACCTCGtttgaataatatttgtttttcaacaaaCCTATGCATAAAGCCTACAAATATATACCCTTTTTCGGAAAATGTTCTCCCCGAAGAAGGTTTTTGCTACTGTTGTATGTCAACATGGCGTTTAAAGTTTAGCTTGTATTCAAAATTCAACTTGCGAAAGCCTaacctttgtttcaaaagtgttttatttaaacaGTACTTAGTTTTaagtcttttaaaatatcattttgacAGTTGACAGGTaatgcttttcaaaggccatcccacccgagtaatatagGCCTGTGAAATATGTTCACAGAACTAGGGAaactactgagtaaacagtgcacATCGAAGGGGGAAAACAAGTTTTATATTCCCGATGTACATTTTAACATCTTTTACAAAGTATAGTTTGTTTACAATGTTACTTCATTCAATAAAATGGCAGgtagttataattattatttaatttactcacttctttctttcttttcttgttttttcccccattttatGACAGGAACCTTGTGAACAATAATATCACAGAAATCGAACCAGGTGCTTTTAATGGGCTAGACAACATTGTATATCTGTAAGTCAGAAACACTTGCAAtattgcacccccccccctcaccacACCCCCAatatattttgtgtgtttttcttttctcttttcccCATAATTTTCCAGCATGATTAGGGTGCTATATAtgtttggtattattattattattacaacagCTCAAAAGGATATATTTTCCGAGGtagaaaatttgatttcgaggcctttTAGAGTTATTTACTTATTAAGGTATAACGTACACTTAAACAGCATGACTTAATTTGGGCTTGTTCTAGCACTGCGAGCTTACTGAAATCAAATCACACCAATCATCTCAAGGGTATCTGTAGCCGAGGGTCATAAAGAATAATtatgcgtgtttttttttttagaataacttggtaaaatgttttgtaacacaaagtccacagatttacattaaaattacaccgtttgaagatgatgatatagtagaaagcgtaccttaaaatattagttgctgaggtgctaaagtttttgagaaatcagtGAAACATTGTCATGGAAATACGTtcttacatgctaaaataattttcgtctcatgatcactgagacgaaaattattttcatggcattgttttactcatttctaaaaaactacagcacctcggcagttacatgtaatattttcagggaagctttctgctaccattatctccaaactgtgtaagtttaatgtaaatctgtgggaatttttgttttcccacaaaagtacctagaccctttaGGATGTCCTTAAATGATTTGAGGAATTGCATGGAAAGGTATCAATAAATatctggtttgcggtaacacctgtgtgtatctacttgccaggttgcGAACAATGCGATAAATGTACTCCGCAGTTATAGGATAAAATATAGTAAAACagttctttaaagggaaggtacatgtttggtaattgtcaaagaccattcttctcacttggtgaatcccataataaccataaaataacaagcctgtgaaaatttggtcatcgaagttggaaaaaaatgatgaaagaaaaaacacccttgttggacgaaattgtgtgctttcagataagattattaaaaagacttctagctagaactcttttattatttcagtgagaaattaccactttctcaaaaactacgttacttcagagggagtcgtttcccacaatgttttatactatcaacagctctccaatgctagttaccaagtcagtttttaagtaaatatttgttttgagtaattaccaaacgtgtaccttccctttcaagaacaaactctacctggcaagtagacacacacatggtgttaccaaatAATTGTGAACGTTTTGTTTATGACATGATTTATCATGACGTGTAAATTTTTTGAAGGACCTACTTGAACGAAAACGGCCACAGAAAAGCCATTCAAACGTCTTCAATCAGAACGGAAATCGAGTTCATTTGAGCGTTGAGACTAAAGATTCGCAAAAAAGACAATTGTTTATATACGTCACCAGACATGTTACATATTAGGCCTAcgtgggagctccaatttgtataaCAAATAAAACTCCCACACATGACGTCGAAGTGCTGCCATTTTGACGCACGCCGTCAACGACAGAAGTGTTTCtagttttttaaaaaccatgacaatttttgctttattttttgaagtgactgtacaaatttgaatctgaaaattgttcaaaaaagttaaaaaataaataaatacttttaaatgataaacaaacacgcgattaaaaacacacaaaaaaaacaatagtaaTTCCCCTAAAACATCCCTCGCTCAAGTAGCTGAAGTATGACATTTCCTAAGCACTGCTTGTTCAATACTACATTTCTTAAGACAACATGCCAGATTTCGTTCAGTGTCTCATTCCAACTATCGATGACCCCTCTTTAAGGAGAGGTTTACCACCATCTGATAAGAAAACAGGGTAGCGAGGAGGATGAAGCTATCCTCCCCTGGCTGGGATATTATGTGTCCTATAACGAGGATCAATATTTGTTAGTGGCAGCTGAATGCAAACAAACCGTAGGGCTGCAAATGGTAACAAAACAACAGATGTGTATACTCCAAGTTGACTGCCCAAGCGAACATCACAATTTCACACACACTCTAAAATGTCcggaactgttttttttttttctttcttttttttttctttttccatttTGATTCGAGTGTTTAAATAATGCTTTGCGAGCTTAAAGGGGCACGGTCGTCTTTGACATAGTCTGATTGTCTGGACGTGGAACAATGAACTCTCAACCAGTTCTTACTGAAACACGCGCATTGACCGGTACCTACGCTTGGTCCaacttcattgagctgcttgaAAAAGCAAATTGCTTAAAGAtgctgtcagatttttggccgatttgaccccaagatattgatttaaaattcaataggtattttgatgggggtcgacaaagttacaagcttttatttgagccattgctcgaaaaagtccgccaattaatagtagcagtgaaataaagtgctcaaaattagattttgtcgggatcccgacaacaTATCACGTAACCAAtacttatgtgttttataagaaaccttttaaatgtttgtcatggttcctaaccattaaaagtaaaagttaaacttgttttcgttagagcgcgTGATACTCTtagaaataccattcactcaaaaaaaaattttattttttatgtttggggcaaaaaatctgacatagcatctttaaacaatTTCTGACAAGCAACAATTTGCAGGCTACCCTTATACTTGTAagcatattttgttgtgcttagctactttttgtgcataagcagctctatgaaaggaCTTTCAATAAcaaggttatgggttcgaatcctaccgaaATTTACTGTTCCTAGTTTTGTGTATTGAGGGAGTTCGATTGACGTGGACTTCGTCTAAACAAACCAACGAAcgaacaaacacaaacaaaagctTTAAAGGGCACTGTCTTCTACACCGGGTTTGTGTTTGCAGCTAGAGAGATACCGCTGTCAAGTCTGGCCACAGACTCGCTGCAAACACAACGACAGTGCCCCTTTAATGAAATCGAATCAAATTACACTTACCGTCTTAAGGGTAGCTGTAGCAAAGAACCAACATCGCACTgatccgaaaaaaaaaaaactctttattTACATCTTCTTGGAATTGCATTCTCTTCTAAGGTTCTGCAGAcattaattattaaaacaaaaatgtaaaagaaaattgagggttaaaacatttttttgttaccCTTTCAATTGATTTATATCCATAGGAATGTAAATGATACAATTGAAACTAACATGAAAAAGTTCACTTCAACAGGTGGTATCGTTTTGTGGTACATTGATTCCGAATATCACAGCAACGTTACTCATCTCTCTTAAACCACATATTTTTACGgggaattatttctcaaaaatgctTTACATTATTAACAGCCGGACAAAGtaagtgtttgttttaatgtctaGAGTAAATTCCAGATGTAAAGGGCCTGTCCTCCCCTAAAGATTCACTGTTTTAGCTTTACTTAAAAAGAAAACGATTTCTTTTCCCACTTCTTTTGACAGAGATTTAGGGAACAACAGTTTTTCTGAGCTGAGGGCAGGTACGTTTTCTGGAATGCCCAATCTACAAATCTTGTAAGTACATTTATCGTCATTGATTTTAAGGAAGAAAAGTCCttgcaaaagagggcgctatgttcTATAACTGTAGGCCctaaatcacaacaaaataggCACAGTTTTATACAATTATATGTTTAACAACAATCCTAAAAAAGAacgtatgttttttgtttgctctttgtttgtttgttctttatttgtttgttggttttgatgtttctttgtttgttggggtatttgtgtttttttgtttgttttgttttttcattgttggtttgaattgttgttgttgttgttgatgttgtggtTGTTTACTGTTTATTGAAAGACTTTGGAACTTTAAATGGCAGCGTTTTTACCAGgtacatttttattgtatttctGAGCATGCACATATTGCAAAACGTTGTTTTGTAAGAGACATTAGTACATTTggaattaaagggtctatgtaactttttgtaggacaaaaaacacaatgtccacagatttacactaaacctacacagtttgaagataatgatagtagaaagcttcccttgaaaaatcatttataaacgtattttcatgacattgttttactcatttctcaaaaactacagcacctcagtaagtaacatttgaagggaagctttccactatcattatcttcaaaccctgtaagtttataCAAATCTATggatattttgaaaaagtacccaaatcctttaaatggaaaaaaaatgcagttattacggattcaaactgtttaaaaacTCCCGTGTCAGAAGTTGTCCTAATCCTAGGGGATCCTGGCCAACTGTGAGCTTTCCCGGTGAATGATCCAGGTGACATCGACCCAGAAGTATGGTCAGAACATCTGAGACctgggagtttttttttaaaagcgtTGACGATTCAGCGTGTCTTGTTTTCTTGGATTAAGACATTGTTGACTGTACATCTTGAAAAAAAGAGGCATACAACTACACAATTCCATTGCAGTGGTAACTACGTTTGACGACGCCAATTGTTATAATTAATTGGATTGATAAATGTTAATCAGTTTTCTATATTAATCACATAATTTAGGCAGATGGCAAACGTTCACTTGGAGCACATAGAGCCTCGTTCGTTCCAAGGACTCCCCAATCTTCTTACTCTGTGAGTCATAGTTTCCttactattattaatttatccttttttatttgaaagtgaACTTAGTTTATGTACGtggcttttaaagacactggacactattggtaattgtcaaaaaccagtcttcacactttgtgtatctcaacatatgcataaaataacaaacctgtgaaaatgtgagcccgattggtcgtcggagttgcgagataattatgaaagatgaaaaaaaaaaaaataattgtcacacgaagatgtgtgctttcagatgcttgatttggagacctcaaattctaaatctgaggtctcgaaatcaaattagtaaaaaaactacttctttctcgaaaactatacttcacttcaaagggagatgtttctcacaatgttttataccatcaacctctccccattacttgctaccaagtgaagttttatgctgataattattttgagtaaatactaatagtgtccactgcctttaaagctgttttgcctctcaaATTGTTACTGcctttcaaattcagaattcggccattcaatttcgttttgagtcgagtcaaattccttaagcactctgttcaatttagcgtaacGACATTATTtatttcgtgacacacacgcctcaagaagcgtctggaAATttaaatgctgctttgatgaattgttaaattgaaagattattttgttaaatcgaatgacgcaacgaATTATCCAATGCAGTAGTCtttgatttcgcgcgaaatagaatagcttggtggttaaattggctgctcgtttgccgaaattgaccgagaaaacttATATCATTAATTTatcctttttattttaaagtgaaCTTAGTTTATGTAcgtggcttttaaaggaaaaataGGCGATCGAAACCGCGGGTTTGCTTATATTTTCGCTGGAATGAAGGTTTGTTGCACATTTTTGTTAAcacttaaatacactggacactattggtaattgtcaaagaccagtattctcacttgctgtatctcaacacatgcatcaaataacaaacctgtgaaagttttagctcaatcggtcgtcgaagttgcgagatgttaATAaaggacagaaaaaaaaacttgccacaccatcgtcacacgaagttgtgtgctttcatatgcttgatttcgagaccttaaattataaatgtctcaaaatcaaattcatggaaaattactatttctcgaaaactacgtcacttcagagggagccgtttctcacaatgtgttatactatcaacctctccccactactcgtatTTTGTGGTATGAGTAAACCATATTTACTGTACTACACACCTTTAATGCCAGAGGTGAAAATACTTTAAACGCTGCGGTTCCGTTTAATGCAAGTTTCTGGTGCATATAGCgcatttttcattattttgacaCGATAAATTTTTATACAAAAGCTTACTTTCAGCATGCTGAAAACTGAACAATACACGTCAAACgaaaagagagaaagagaggGGGTGAGAAATAAACGAAAACACGTTCAACAAAGGTTTTTAATAAACCCTTAAAACCTGAAAAGATGAGAAAGTACCGCAGGGATGTTGTCAATCAAACATGTCCCTCGGTGACGGATTTTCAAAGAGTGGACCCTGTCAGCAAATCGGCCATAGTCACTGTGCGCAAGCAGTCAATTCCGACGCtaattaaaaaattacatttattaaaaaaaatctgtcttTCAAAATCTGACCATGCAACTTTAATATATATATGTCCCTAACGTAAGCCTACGGGGTCATTTGTCGCACGTCAAACGTCCTTGAATTTGTGTAGTACCGACACTTATATTATTTCAATGTGTTCATTCTGTCTTCTGTTAATCTGATTGTTTGTATTATGCTCCTCTTTTGTTAGGAATATTCTTCAAGCTGAGCTGAAATCCCCAAGCCAGGGAATGCTTAATGGAATTAACAACCTGTCTTCACTGTAAGTATAATCCTCTTGCTGATAGTTGTTTTACGTTACACTATTCGTACACTTATAGTCAACAGTCACAAGTTTGCTCCAATGTGAATGATTTTCCATCTTCTtgattaaagccagtggacactttcggtaaacagtattgtccaaaggcccacacttcgtgtaccacaacttatataacaaatattaacaaacctgtgaaagtttaggctcaatcggtcatcggagtcgggagaaaataacggggaaaaccctaccttgtttccgcacgtttcgccgtgcaatgacatgtgtttaaaataaatccgtaattctcgacaacgagaattgataattgttttaatgttttcttgaaaagtatagcatttcatggaataatatttcaaaagaagtctttcaccattaccttctgtacaacttgtaagttatttgttaaaatctgtcaacgttttttttttctgtgccgaaagtgtataatggctttatcGGATTTTGTTCTCGTCTGATGGGTCtgaaggattttttttaaacaacaaatcTTTGGTTGCTACTTAGAAATAACACTCCATTATATCAAGAGGCTAAGGGTAATTACCAGTTTCGGTTTTACAGGTACAAATTGGAGTTTGACTTTTCAGCTGATGATGTTTGCACTTAGGTGTCACATTGTCATTGCTGTTGTTGTCGTCTACAATTGTCAGTCCCGCCTTCAagcgccccccccccttcccccttgtTTTACAATGGGATGGGTGGTTTTCAACTGTGGTGTGGGTTTCGGGGGACATTCTAAttgtggcaggacggctttgtagaggtgctggtcacccgtttctcctcgccactcactggtTTGGTATTTTTTTAGCTACTTTGCTTCTTTGTTTCTATAAATATGTATcgatttgtatatttatatttgtatgccagtgtaaagtctaataaaactaaactCAAACTAAAGACCCCCAGGGATTGTAAACAATGATTATGGGTTGCGTTCACACAGCGGAACAGGCTGAACGAAGTTTCTCATACAACTGAAAAATgttctgtttgattgttttgacATGAAAATGGAACAATTAACTAGTCGATAacataggttttctcggtcaatttcggtaaatgagcagccaatttaaccaccaagctagtctatttcgcacgaaatcgtatgctactgaaaagggtcattcgatttcgttttacgGTTAGTCAAATGTAgggttgcgtcattcgatttaacaaaataacagaTCAATTTATTAATTCATCGAAGCAGCATTTAAATTCGCAGACGttttttgaggcgtgtgtgtcacgaaaaagataGACGAAACGCTAAGTTTAACAGAGTGCTAAAGAAACTTGAATGccgcaaaacagctttaattcgaacgcatgaacaTGAAATTGGTTGCCCATTTGTGTCGAATTTGACCAGGAAAACCTATAATGTTATTTCGTTATCTCATTGTTTGAAACATTGGTTGTGTAACAAAACACGTCCCCACTGGttctttattcaaaataaatacaagaGGGCGCCCTCGCTCTAATAAACCACCGTAATTTGTATTCCAAGGGTATTAAAACATGTCTCGAGTATTCTCAGGGTATCTAATGTATTGTCTTGTGTATTCTCAGGTATCTTTGAAATGTCTTGTGTTTAACACTTTCCACCTAAATATATACGTTCCCACATTTGTATTTGGCATGCAGCTCTACGAGTGACTACCGCCTATGTTGTCTACTCGACCCTGCGTGGAATGCATCATGTATCGGGCCGATAAAGTCCTTCTCGTCCTGCGAGCGTCTCATGCCAAACTACGTCCTGAGGATCGCAATATGGCTGCTCGGCATCAGCGCCATCTTGGGCAACATCTTCGTCATCGGCAAACGGGCCACGAAGAAACGTCGACGCGACGTAACCGTCCAGGGTTTCCTCATCACCCACCTCGCTATCTCAGacgccttgatgggtttgtacaTGATCGGTATAGGAGTTGCAGACTCGTACTTCAGCGGGAACTATTTTCTGCATGCCGAGAGGTGGCGATCCGGTGGCTGGTGTAAGACAATAGGTCTATTGTCCATGCTCTCAGCTGAGGCAAGCGTCTTTCTTGTCATGCTAATCAGTCTGGATAGATTTGTGAGTATAGCATTCCCCTTCAGCCGTTTCAAGCTGGAGATACGCTCCGTGCGCGTTTACATCGCCGTGGCGTGGATCATTGCGTTCGCTTTGAGCTTGACCGGGACAATCGTGGCGAGTTCATCGTCGTCCATCTACGGTCTGTCGGACGTTTGTGTCGGCCTGCCTCTTATCACCAGCCCGGTCAATGGCACCTACTCGTGGATCTATAACCGTGAGACGGGAACGTACGGCTACAAGACCTTCGTGCCCAAAAAAAAGCCCGCATGGGTCTTCTCCGTCTTTCTCTATATCGGGCTCAACTTCTTCTGCTTCGTCGTTGTGCTAATCTGCTACGTGGCGATCTTCGTCATAGTGCGGCGTTCGTCGCGAAGCGTCGCCCAGCGCGGCACCATGGCCAGGAAGCCCTGCAACGGCACCTCCTCCGGGGCCAAGTCCCAACGGAGTGCGAGCTTCTCCCGGGAGGTCAAGCTTGCCACCCGGATGGCTCTGGTTGTCGGTACGGACTTCTGCTGCTGGATGCCCATCATAATCATGGGCATTCTCACCCAGAGCGGGACCATCATCGTGCCTGATGAACTCTACGCCTGGACTGTGGTCTTTATCCTCCCCATCAACTCCTCCCTGAATCCCTACCTCTACACCATCTCGGAAATGTGGTCCAA from Asterias amurensis chromosome 17, ASM3211899v1 includes these protein-coding regions:
- the LOC139950141 gene encoding uncharacterized protein; its protein translation is MAKWSILGLEVFLVVAFTLADQQLSTASPFGNVTIAGYTCLQHGGFITNDRVCDGVQDCNLADDESFCADSPRSVHCRDAAQNAPVYNCLDSIICVPYHYFCDNYVDCDTEEDELNCDQQYVTGCHFGALQMTCSDVTLNASYGNDVPNNIRFISLDGVHTTRQDADVTVTSLVNLTRFPYVVKLYLINNNITEVNLGREGSLPYLMTADLSKNNIRSLEATSFLASPGIVHLDLSQNFISYIDPAAFRHLSLLTEISLRNNLIHTLNVNTFRGLSNLEVINISHNDIQDLEPGLFDNLKNLTSLNIMENSMTSLRRGTFRGLSQLTQLMIFDIPLRYIEQGAFQDLTSLISLELSGNNLELIYAGTFQELTSLTHLVIVKNSISTLQPDVFKGLHSLESMNLVNNNITEIEPGAFNGLDNIVYLDLGNNSFSELRAGTFSGMPNLQILQMANVHLEHIEPRSFQGLPNLLTLNILQAELKSPSQGMLNGINNLSSLSTSDYRLCCLLDPAWNASCIGPIKSFSSCERLMPNYVLRIAIWLLGISAILGNIFVIGKRATKKRRRDVTVQGFLITHLAISDALMGLYMIGIGVADSYFSGNYFLHAERWRSGGWCKTIGLLSMLSAEASVFLVMLISLDRFVSIAFPFSRFKLEIRSVRVYIAVAWIIAFALSLTGTIVASSSSSIYGLSDVCVGLPLITSPVNGTYSWIYNRETGTYGYKTFVPKKKPAWVFSVFLYIGLNFFCFVVVLICYVAIFVIVRRSSRSVAQRGTMARKPCNGTSSGAKSQRSASFSREVKLATRMALVVGTDFCCWMPIIIMGILTQSGTIIVPDELYAWTVVFILPINSSLNPYLYTISEMWSKRKKKGAGYTQCIRMNYSSPGGREHDRNNVMETDTLGITQGSS